In Chitinispirillales bacterium ANBcel5, a genomic segment contains:
- the pilB gene encoding type IV-A pilus assembly ATPase PilB: protein MPKKLGEILVEDGIITKEQLLTGLKYQTVHGGMLGEALIATKAIPDENVISRFLTKQLKIGKLSLNDIEFDPDVINLIPYDIAQKYTIIAINKTNRTLSVAISDPKNIFMLDAVKFLTSCAVKPVLASAREIQDAINQNYNPESGVDNILNDMKNESFEVVAGEKEPEPEDIAKEVSEAPVVKLVNHLILEAVRKNVSDIHIETYQRILRVRYRIDGKLIEMSPLPYRLRTSVISRIKIMAELDISERRLPQDGRIKIKTGPKTVDLRVSTTPTIFGEKVVMRILDSSNLMLDMADFGIPEKGLFHIKEALNAPYGMVLVTGPTGSGKSTTLYSALSRLNQPDINIMTAEDPVEYNIDGINQINVHSDIGLTFAAALRSFLRQDPDVVMVGEIRDLETAEISVKAALTGHLVLSTLHTNDSASTLTRLIDMGVDSFLAASSVRLIVAQRLIRLICTNCKEQISVEDNEFVPFLKLPLEEVKNLKLFKGQGCQLCNNTGYKGRCGLYEVLPITLDIQELVMDKAPPHIIKKKALEDGMLSLRMCGLEKMKKGLTTIEEIIGATA, encoded by the coding sequence ATGCCAAAAAAACTTGGTGAAATTCTCGTAGAAGATGGCATCATTACCAAAGAGCAGCTCCTAACTGGCCTAAAGTATCAAACGGTACACGGTGGGATGCTTGGCGAAGCATTAATTGCAACCAAGGCAATTCCGGACGAAAATGTTATTTCCCGTTTTCTGACAAAGCAGCTTAAAATAGGAAAATTAAGCCTAAATGATATTGAATTTGATCCAGATGTCATAAATCTGATTCCCTATGACATTGCCCAGAAATACACAATAATTGCAATAAATAAAACAAACCGCACCCTTTCCGTAGCGATAAGCGACCCCAAAAACATTTTTATGCTCGATGCGGTAAAATTTCTGACCAGCTGTGCTGTAAAACCGGTTCTTGCCAGTGCGCGGGAGATTCAGGATGCGATAAATCAAAACTATAACCCCGAATCCGGTGTAGACAATATCCTCAATGATATGAAAAACGAGTCTTTTGAGGTTGTGGCAGGTGAAAAAGAGCCTGAGCCGGAGGATATTGCAAAAGAGGTCTCAGAGGCGCCCGTTGTTAAACTGGTGAATCATCTTATCCTCGAAGCGGTGCGTAAGAATGTTAGTGATATTCATATCGAAACCTACCAGAGGATTTTAAGGGTTCGTTACCGAATTGATGGAAAGCTTATAGAGATGTCACCGCTCCCTTATCGGTTGCGCACGTCTGTGATCTCAAGAATTAAGATCATGGCTGAGCTTGATATCTCCGAGCGACGCCTTCCCCAGGATGGCCGCATAAAGATAAAAACCGGGCCTAAAACTGTTGATCTGAGAGTTTCTACCACCCCCACCATTTTTGGTGAAAAGGTGGTCATGCGTATTCTGGATTCATCAAATCTTATGCTGGATATGGCAGATTTCGGTATACCAGAAAAGGGTCTTTTTCATATAAAGGAAGCCCTTAACGCTCCATACGGCATGGTGCTTGTAACGGGTCCAACCGGTAGTGGAAAATCCACTACGCTCTATTCAGCCCTAAGCAGACTTAACCAGCCTGATATAAACATAATGACCGCAGAGGATCCTGTAGAGTACAATATCGATGGTATAAATCAGATCAATGTGCACTCTGATATTGGTCTGACTTTCGCAGCAGCGTTGCGCTCCTTTTTGCGACAGGACCCTGATGTGGTGATGGTAGGTGAAATAAGAGATTTGGAAACTGCCGAGATTTCAGTAAAAGCGGCCCTCACCGGGCATCTTGTTTTAAGTACGCTTCACACAAACGACTCGGCTTCAACTCTAACCCGCCTTATCGATATGGGGGTTGATTCCTTCCTTGCTGCTTCATCGGTACGCCTTATCGTTGCTCAGCGCCTTATCCGTTTGATTTGCACTAACTGCAAAGAGCAGATAAGCGTGGAAGATAACGAGTTTGTTCCTTTTTTAAAACTTCCCCTCGAGGAGGTTAAAAATCTTAAACTGTTCAAAGGCCAAGGGTGCCAGCTTTGTAACAACACCGGATATAAGGGTCGTTGCGGTCTGTATGAAGTACTCCCCATTACCTTAGATATCCAGGAGCTTGTTATGGACAAAGCCCCTCCTCATATTATAAAGAAAAAGGCTTTAGAGGATGGAATGTTAAGTCTTCGGATGTGCGGACTTGAGAAGATGAAAAAAGGGCTTACCACCATTGAGGAGATCATTGGTGCAACAGCTTAA
- a CDS encoding SPOR domain-containing protein codes for MRLFSTVVLLPLFLACVSGGSNSVLSRPTESYDHQSQVSLEDLNKTFLDSVNVGNEVPAFDSNAGAESGTAHQFSSASAENRFRIQVVAAKQLETVNEEKEKLVSGIALPVYVSYEQPYYKLLVGDFKDREDAESNLESVINLGYSDAWVVRTRVQAPE; via the coding sequence ATGAGACTTTTTTCAACAGTGGTATTGCTTCCACTTTTTTTAGCTTGTGTATCGGGTGGTTCAAACTCAGTACTCTCGCGTCCTACCGAATCTTATGATCATCAAAGCCAGGTGTCTTTGGAAGACCTTAATAAAACATTTCTTGATTCCGTTAATGTTGGCAATGAAGTACCTGCTTTTGATTCAAATGCCGGTGCAGAAAGTGGTACCGCACACCAGTTCAGTAGTGCTTCAGCAGAGAACCGTTTCAGAATACAAGTGGTTGCAGCAAAACAGTTAGAGACTGTAAATGAAGAGAAGGAGAAACTTGTAAGCGGTATAGCTCTCCCGGTCTATGTTTCCTATGAACAACCTTACTATAAATTGCTGGTTGGTGATTTTAAGGACAGAGAAGACGCTGAATCTAACCTTGAGTCGGTCATAAACCTGGGGTATTCAGATGCCTGGGTGGTACGGACAAGGGTTCAGGCTCCGGAGTGA
- a CDS encoding homoserine O-succinyltransferase translates to MTIVLPGDYHGKSALESCRVQCITQDEALKEDIRALRIGILNIMPKAETYEFSLLHPLGRSVVQIEPVWIRLKTHKYTSSDHSHLDKLYVHFEEAVAKQRLDGLIMTGAPVEEIEFDEVVYWEEIKRILRYASRNIASTLGICWGGLALAKFMGIDKKVYNKKIFGAYETINLDREHRITGEMDDLFWCAQSRHSGIPDETLELQRDMGVVRLLAYSKEAGYTIFESTDSRFLVHLGHPEYEPRRLVEEYLRDKNKGRKDVEPPKNINLDSPINTWRSHRTEFFSQWIKYLHESTTY, encoded by the coding sequence ATGACTATTGTTTTGCCCGGTGACTATCATGGAAAAAGCGCACTGGAAAGTTGCAGAGTCCAGTGTATTACACAGGATGAGGCGCTTAAAGAGGATATACGGGCGCTGCGTATTGGAATTTTAAATATTATGCCTAAAGCAGAAACGTATGAATTCAGTCTTTTGCATCCATTAGGCAGGTCTGTGGTTCAGATTGAACCTGTGTGGATACGGCTTAAAACACACAAGTACACAAGCAGCGATCATTCTCACCTCGATAAGCTTTATGTTCATTTTGAGGAGGCAGTGGCAAAACAGCGTCTTGATGGTCTTATTATGACCGGAGCACCAGTTGAGGAGATAGAGTTTGACGAGGTGGTGTACTGGGAAGAGATAAAAAGAATACTGCGCTATGCCAGTAGAAACATCGCCTCCACACTTGGAATCTGTTGGGGGGGACTTGCCCTGGCAAAATTTATGGGTATCGACAAAAAGGTGTACAACAAAAAAATCTTTGGAGCATACGAAACTATCAATCTTGATCGGGAACACCGAATCACCGGAGAGATGGATGATCTGTTCTGGTGTGCCCAAAGCAGGCACTCTGGAATTCCTGATGAGACATTAGAGTTGCAGAGAGATATGGGCGTTGTGCGTCTTCTTGCATATTCCAAAGAAGCCGGCTATACAATATTTGAAAGTACCGATTCCCGTTTTCTGGTCCATTTGGGACACCCCGAATATGAGCCAAGGAGGCTTGTGGAGGAGTACTTAAGAGATAAAAACAAGGGGCGCAAAGATGTGGAGCCACCAAAGAATATAAATCTGGATAGTCCGATAAATACATGGCGCTCTCACAGAACCGAATTTTTCTCCCAATGGATTAAGTATCTGCACGAGTCAACCACTTATTGA
- a CDS encoding DapH/DapD/GlmU-related protein: MNLTSWMNQKLPHIVDELEGSIEQSQDIKTIDGLNLAGREEIYAILDDILSVLFPGYYSKEKIEPSDMNFYLADMLRHISFRLGKHIRDLFTYRCRKDKCYECNCEQRAHESLVSLIESIPQIRTLLIKDINAAQAGDPAARFFDEIILSYPCIEAIATHRIAHLLYNLDVPIIPRIMSERAHSRTGIDIHPGAEIDESFFIDHGTGVVIGETCRIGKNVQIYQGVTLGAVSPFDKEGKPRKGQKRHPDIEDDVIIYANATILGGSTVIGKGAVVGGNTFITKSVEPGKKVSNRNVDSKKEHTAK, encoded by the coding sequence ATGAATCTAACATCGTGGATGAATCAAAAACTACCACACATTGTCGATGAGCTTGAAGGAAGTATTGAGCAGAGCCAGGATATAAAAACAATAGATGGACTTAATTTGGCCGGCAGAGAGGAAATATACGCAATACTGGATGACATACTCTCGGTTCTGTTTCCCGGCTACTATAGTAAAGAAAAAATTGAACCTTCAGATATGAATTTCTACCTGGCAGATATGCTACGGCATATTAGTTTCAGGCTGGGTAAACATATAAGAGATCTTTTTACCTATCGCTGTCGTAAGGACAAGTGTTATGAATGCAATTGCGAGCAAAGGGCGCATGAGTCGCTTGTCAGTCTCATCGAATCGATTCCACAGATAAGGACACTCTTAATAAAAGATATTAACGCTGCTCAGGCTGGTGATCCCGCTGCACGTTTTTTTGATGAAATTATTCTAAGTTATCCATGTATTGAAGCTATAGCGACTCACAGAATAGCACATCTGCTTTATAATTTAGATGTACCTATTATACCCAGAATCATGTCTGAAAGAGCTCATTCCAGAACTGGAATCGATATCCATCCCGGTGCCGAAATTGATGAGTCTTTTTTTATTGATCATGGTACCGGAGTTGTAATAGGGGAGACCTGTCGCATTGGGAAAAATGTCCAGATCTATCAGGGAGTTACCTTAGGGGCCGTTTCTCCTTTTGATAAAGAAGGAAAACCCAGAAAAGGACAGAAACGCCATCCGGATATTGAGGATGATGTAATTATTTATGCAAATGCAACTATTCTGGGAGGCTCAACTGTAATAGGGAAAGGCGCTGTCGTTGGGGGGAACACTTTTATTACAAAATCAGTTGAACCGGGAAAAAAAGTTTCTAATAGAAATGTTGATTCAAAAAAGGAACATACTGCTAAATAG
- the thiS gene encoding sulfur carrier protein ThiS yields the protein MNVTIKLNGENQKIENGSSLLDLIHSRSIEPLHVVVELNGDIVDRKKFETTLLHDEDKVEMLRFVGGG from the coding sequence ATGAATGTAACTATAAAATTAAATGGTGAAAATCAAAAAATAGAGAACGGCTCCTCCTTGCTTGATTTAATACATTCCCGTTCCATTGAGCCCTTGCATGTTGTTGTTGAGCTCAACGGGGATATTGTTGATCGGAAAAAATTTGAAACGACATTACTTCACGATGAAGATAAAGTGGAGATGTTAAGATTTGTTGGGGGAGGATAA
- a CDS encoding thiazole synthase — protein sequence MDRSDELVIGAKKVRSRLITGSGKYRDESIIKDVLHAAECDIITVALRRVDFDSPQENIISHIPEGKILLPNTSGARTADEAVRIARLARAMGLGDWIKIEVISDNVYLLPDNEETIKATEILSKEGFTVLPYMCPDLYCARRLVDAGASAVMPLGAPIGSNRGLKTLELINILVSEISVPVIVDAGIGKPSHAAKAMEAGVDAVLLNTAIATSDDPVQMARAFSYAVKAGRLAYRAGMGAVSQEANASSPLTGFLD from the coding sequence ATGGATAGAAGTGATGAATTGGTAATCGGAGCAAAAAAAGTACGCTCACGCCTTATCACCGGTTCGGGTAAATATAGAGACGAAAGCATTATAAAAGATGTTCTGCATGCTGCAGAATGTGATATCATAACAGTTGCTCTAAGAAGGGTTGATTTTGACTCTCCACAGGAAAATATCATAAGTCATATACCTGAAGGAAAAATTCTGCTTCCAAATACTTCCGGAGCACGCACTGCAGATGAAGCTGTTAGAATAGCACGGCTGGCACGGGCTATGGGGCTGGGAGACTGGATAAAAATTGAAGTAATATCGGATAATGTATATCTTTTGCCCGACAATGAAGAAACCATAAAAGCGACTGAAATTCTTAGCAAAGAAGGCTTTACGGTGTTACCTTACATGTGTCCGGATCTCTATTGTGCCAGACGACTCGTTGACGCAGGGGCTTCAGCGGTAATGCCACTTGGAGCACCAATAGGCAGTAACAGAGGACTTAAAACTCTGGAACTTATTAACATTCTTGTTTCAGAAATTTCGGTGCCTGTTATAGTTGATGCTGGTATAGGGAAACCTTCACATGCAGCTAAAGCTATGGAAGCCGGTGTTGATGCTGTACTATTAAATACAGCTATAGCGACCAGTGATGATCCTGTGCAGATGGCCAGAGCCTTTTCTTACGCGGTAAAAGCCGGGCGCTTAGCTTATCGTGCTGGTATGGGAGCTGTTTCACAGGAAGCAAACGCCTCATCACCACTAACCGGTTTTCTTGATTAA